GAACAGCCCCGCCGAGGCCGCCCCGTCGAAGCACTTGTCGTGATAGAAGACGCGGACTCTCACCTCTTCCCCTTCCCGCGGCAACGCCAAACAAAAGTAGATACAAATGACATCCCCCCGCGCTTCTGTCAAGTGAGCCGGTCGCGCGGGAAGGCGGTACAAAAAGGAAACGGGCGGGGAGCGACGTCCCCGCCCGCTGGAGGTCTTTCCTCGGTTAAACGCCGGCCTGCTTGGCGGCCAAGTCGCCGATGAAGGGCAGCTTCCACATCTGCCCCTGGTTGGCCTTGAGCAGCAACATCACCCACAGCACCAGGCCGCCCAGACCGATGATCGGCCACAGGATCAGAGTCAACCAGCCGATGACCGGGATGGCCGCGATGATGCTGAGGATGATCGAAAGCGCGATCCAAGCGCAGCAGAAGAAGATGTTCTGGAAGCAGTGGAAGCGCACGAACGGCCGCTTGTTGTACGGCTCCATCACCAGGAAGATGATGGCCGGAATGATGGTGATGTAGGCGACCATCCCCGCGGTGTTGTCGGGCATGCCCGCGCCGGCAGGGGCTGGGGCCGCTCCCCCGCCTCCGGTGGAACCGCCCGCTCCGGTGGAACCGCCCGCTCCAGGTGTGGCGGCGTTATCCGTCATAGATCTCCTCCAGGGAATGCGTAGCTCGGCTTGCGCCCGGCGGTGCTAGTCCGCCGCACTTCTTCAATCGCGCGGACAATAGCAAAATCCCGTACAAAAGCAAAGCAAAAACTCACTCCCTTTCGCGATGCCCCCAAGGCGCGCGAGCCTACCGCTACGAGCCGCTCTTCTTGCGGCACTCCTCGCAGCGCCCGTAGATCTGGAAGGTGTGGCGGGTGGTGGAGTAGCGGTACTTGCGCCCGATCTCCTGTTCCAGCTTCTCCACCTCGGGGGAGAAGAACTCGACCGAACCCCCGCACTCGGTGCACACCATGTGATGATGGCTGCGGCGGTTGTACTGGTGCTCGAAGCGGGCGATGCCGTCGTGAAAGGCGACCTCGCTGGCCAGCCCGCACTCCGCCAGCAGCTTCAGGGTGCGGTAGACGGTGGTGAAGCCGATGCCCGGGTCCTTCTTCTTCACCAGGCGGTGGAGTTCGTCGGTGGAGAGGTGCTCGCGGGTCTCCAGGAAGCTGCGCAGGATGGTGTCGCGCTGCCCGGTGTGCTTCAGCCCGACCTTCTTCAGGTGGCGATGGAAGATCTCTTCCGCCTCGCGCACCGCCTCGCGCGAGATGACGGCGTGGTCGTCGATGCGTCGCTGCAGCATACAAGGCGCGCGGGCGGCCCCACGGCCGCCCTCAGCATACCATCGGGGGCTCGCCCCTGCACGGCTCCGCCTCGCCCGCCCTTCCTGTGTAGAATCTGGGGGAGTCGGATGGCCGCCACAACCCTTCCCGCCGCCGTAGCCACGCCTCGCCGCTCGCGTGCCCGCTTCTTTCTGCGCCTGCTGCTGCTGCTGGGGGTGCTGTTGCTGGCGGCGCTGGCGGGTGCGGCGCTGTGGCTGTACCTTGCCGGGCGCGCTTCGCTGCCCCAGGTGGACGGCACTCTGCGTGTGCCCGGCCTCACCGCCCCGGTCACCGTCGTCCGCGACGCCCAAGGCGTGCCCCACATCTCCGCCGAGAACTTCGGCGATCTCTTCTTCGCCCAAGGCTACGTCACCGCGCAGGACCGGCTGTGGCAGATGGACATGAGCCGGCGGTATGCCAGCGGGGAGCTGGCCGAGGTCCTGGGAGCGCCGTTTCTCCGGCTCGACCGGCGGCAGCGGGTGCTGGGCCTGCGCGCCACCGCCGAGAAGATGGTGGCCGCCACGCCGCCGGAAGATCGCGCCCAGGTGCAGGCCTACGTCGACGGCGTCAACGCTTTCCTCGAATCGCATGGCGATCGCCTGCCCCTCGAGTTCCGCGTGCTCCGCTACCGCCCTCGCCCCTGGACCCTGGCCGATTGCTACGTCATCGGCCTCAACATGAGCGAGCTGCTTTCTCATCCCATCGACAGCCAGGTCGTACACGAGAAGCTGCTGGCGCGGCTGGGAGCGGAGCGCACTGCCGACCTCTATCCTGCGCGCTCCTGGCGCGACCATCCTCCGGGTGTCGATCTCAAGGAACCGCCTCAGCCCGCCCGGCGCAACGACGAAGACGAGGATGAGGACGAGGACCCCGCGCGGGCCTCTTCCGTCTCCCGCGTTTTGCCACCGGCCTCCGAAGAGTACCTGCGCGCTTTGCTGGCGGGACCGCTGCTGCCCGGCTCCAACGACTGGGTCGTCAGCGGCGAACACACCGTTTCCGGCAAGCCGCTGCTCTCCAACGACATGCACCTGCCGCACTCCATCCCCAACGTCTGGTACGAGGCCCATCTGCAGGCGGGTGACCTCGACGTCGCCGGGGTCACGCTCCCGGGAAGCCCCTACGTCGTGGTCGGCCACAACCGGCACATCGCCTGGGGCTTCACCGCGCTGGTGGCCGACGTGCACGACCTGTTCGTCGAGAACCTCAACCCCGCCGGCCAGTACCAGACCCCGCAGGGCTGGCAGATGCCCGAGCACCGCCGCGAGGTCATCCACGTCAAGGGCGAGCCCGATGTGGTGCTGGACGTGGTGGTCACGCGCCACGGGCCCATCGTCACTTCTTTGGTCCCCGGCGAGCGCCGCCAGCTGGCCCTGCAGTGGACGGCCTACGACACCGCCGGCTTCCGCTATCCCTTCTTCGAACTCGACCGCGCCCGCGACTGGGAAGAGTTCGGGCGGGCGCTGGCGCGGCTGGTCTCCCCCACCCTCAACGTCGTCTATGCCGACGACGCGGGGCACATCGGCTACCAGGCGGCAGGCCGCATCCCCATCCGCAAGACCGGCGACGGCAGCCTGCCCGTGCCCGGCGGTGACGGCGCCCACGACTGGAGCGGCGTCATCCCCTTCGACGCCCTGCCGCGCGTCTTCGACCCGCCTTCGGGAGTACTGGCCACCGCCAACAATCGCATCACACCCGACGGCTACCCCTACTTCGTCACCTCGCAGTGGTTCCCGCCCGACCGCGCCGAGCGCATCTACCAGGTGCTGGAGTCAGGGCGCAGGTTCTCCCCTGCCGACATGCTGCAGCTCCAGATCGATATCCACTCCGACTTCGACCGCTATTGCGCCGAGCGCTTTGTATCCGCTGTGGACCGCGCCACCAAGGTCTCGCCTCGCGCCCGCCGCGCCGCCGAGCTGATGCGCGGCTGGGATGGCCGCCTGACCGTCGATTCTGTCGGCGCCACCCTGGAGACGCGCTCCCGCGTGGAGTTGGTGCGCCTGCTGCTGCGGAGCCGCCTGGGCCCGCTGTGGGACGAGTTCACCGGCCCCGAGCGCCCCGCCCTGATGAGCGGCGCCGGGCTGGAGGAGATCCTCATCCACGAACCGCCGCGCTGGCTGCCCTCCGGCTATAAGAGCTACAGCGACGTGCTGGCGGCGGCGGTGGAGGCCGCGGTCAGCGAGAAGGAAGCCCCCGGCGACCTGGCTTCCTGGCGCTGGGGCGCCGCTTCGCCCATCGTCCTGCAGCATCCCCTCTTCGGGCGCATCCCGGGACTGGCCCACTGGGCGGGGCCGGGAGAGCGGCCCCAATCCGGAGGCAGCTACACCGTCAAGCAGGTGGGGCGCGCCTTCGGGCCCTCCGAGCGCATGACCGTGGACTTCTCCGACCTCGATCGCTCCACGCTCAACATCGTGACGGGGCAGTCGGGCCAGCTCTTCAGCCCCCACTACATGGACCAGTGGAAGGCCTGGTACGAGGGCACGACTTTCACCCTTCCCTTCTCAGACCAGGCCGTGAGGCGGTCCGCGGCGCATACGCTGACGCTGCTGCCGGCAAAGTAGCCGTCAGCAGTCGGCGACCACCCTTCGGCCAGTCGCCGAAAGGCAGGAACCGCGCGTGCGTGCAGACGCCGCTGCCGCAGTCTGGCGGGAACAAGCTGGACGGGGACGGCGGAAGGCTGTCGGCTGCTCTTACTGGTCGATCTGCTTGACGTCGTAGGCCTGGCCCACGATATCGATCTGGGTGGCCTGGGGCGCGTCGGTGGTGGTGTCGTAGATGACCAACTCCCCGCCCACGCACACGTACACCACATTGCGGCCGGTGATGGCCGCCATGCCGGTGACCACTCCTTGCGGAGCGCTGATGCCCGCGGTGTTCCCCGAGATGTTGAACATGGACAGGCATCCCTGGGTCGCATTGCTGCAGGTCGAGGTGGAGCCGTTGGAGAAGGCGGCGTTGCGCGCCCCGACGTAGAGCTTGTTGTTGCCCGTCATCTCGATGCGGTCGTGGTAGCCGTCGCTGATGGGCACGGTCGCGCTGATGCTCATGCCCGAGGTGTTGACCACGGTCAGGCGGCCGAAAGGCGGGGTGGTACCCGGACAGGCGGCGCCGCAGCTTCCCGCCACGTACAGCGTGGAGCCGTTCAGGAAGCCCACGGTGGCGCCCCCAGGAAGCAGCAGGGGCACGCCCAGGGTCTGGCCCGACATGGTCAGGGGCGTGACGCTGGCGGCGGCCCCGCCGCACTCCGGACCGCAGCTCAGGACATAGGCGATGCTGTCGTCGCTGGTGAAGACCGCCCCCACCGGTTGGTCCAGCACTCCGCCTCCGGTCACCGTGGTGGTGGTGTTATCGGCGGTGTTGATGACGGTGATGTCGTTGGAGCCGTCGCTGAAGACCAGCAGCTTCTTTCCATCGTGGCTGAGCGCGAGGCGCCGCGCCTTGGGCACGTTGACGTGGCCGGAGATGGCCAGGCTGGTGAAATTCACGATCTCCACCACCCCGGCGGGCTGGCCGCTCGCCGGCGCATTGGGCACGGCCACGTAGGCGGTGACGCTGTCGGGCAGGATGACCATGCTCTCGGTGGCATCGGGCAGGTTCACCGTCCCGCCCTGGGTCTCGCCGTTGTTGTCGACGATACTGAGCTCGTTGACGCTGGCGTCGAACACCAGCGAGGTGGCCCGGTTCGGCGACAGCGCCATCAACTGGGGATTGCCCACCAGCGTGACCTGATTGGTCAGCAGGGTGTCGTTGTGGAAGTTGACGATCTGCAGCGCCGACGCGGGCAGGTTCCCGCTGCTGAAGCCGGCGTTGGAGACGAAGGCGCGGGTCGTGACCCCGCTGGTGACCGGTCCAGGGTTGGCTGCCGGCGTGCTCCCACACCCCGCCAACAGCATCAGGACCAAGAGACTGAGTAGTGCGCTGGCCGCTCGCTTCAACGCTCCCGCCCCCCGGGGGATTGTAGGAATCGTTTCCAGTGAATCGCAGATTATAGCAGAGGCGCGCGCTCCCTTTCCTCGCTCGGGGTAAGGATGCACTCGCAGCTCGCTGAGGTTGCTTGGTCCGCGTCTTCCTGCGCTCCTCCCCGGAAGTAGCTGCCGGCCCGCCATTCCTGTATCCTTCTGCGATGCCGCTGGATTTCCTCTCCCGCCTGCAGCAGGGCCCGGTGCTGTGCGACGGCGCCATGGGCACCCTGCTCTACGCTCGCGGCATCTTCATCAACCGCTGCTACGACGAACTCAACCTCTCGCAGCCCGACCTGATCCGCGGCATCCACCGTGACTACCTGCAGGCCGGCGCCGAGGTGGTTGAGAGCAACACCTTCGGCGCCAACAGCTTCCGCCTGGCGCGGCATGGTCTGACCGACCGCGTCCGCGACCTCAACCTGGCCGGCGCCCGTCTGGCCCGCGAGGCGGTGGAAAGCGAGACCGCCAAGAAGGCCACTCAGGCTTGGGTGGCCGGTTCGGTAGGGCCGCTCGGGGTCCGCATCGAGCCGCTGGGCAAGACCTCGCTGGAGGAGGCCCGCGAGGCCTTCGCCGCGCAGATCGCCGCCCTGGCCGAGGGCGGCGTGGACCTGCTCATCCTGGAGACCTTCGGCTACCTGGAAGAGCTGCACCAGGCCTTCCTGGCCGCCCGCGAAATCGCGCCCAAGCTCCCCGTCATCGCGCAGGTCACCATCGACGAGGAGGGCAACTGCCTCGACGGCGCCAGCCCCGAGACCTTCGGCGCGCACATCGAGGAGTGGGCCCCCGAAGTGATCGGCTGTAACTGCTCGGTGGGTCCCGCCCCCATGCTCGACGCCCTGGAGCGGGTGCGCCGCGTGAGCACGCGCCCGCTCTCCGCCCAGCCCAACGCCGGTATTCCCCGCAGCGTCGAAGGCCGCAACATCTATCTCTGCTCGCCGGAATACATGGCCAGCTACACGCGGAAGTTCGTGGCCGCGGGAGTGCAACTGATCGGCGGCTGTTGTGGCACCACGCCGGAGCACATCCGCGCCATGAAGGCGGCGCTGCGCGCCGGCGACGCCCGTGCCGGCTCCTTCCAGGTGGTCACCAAGCCCAAGCAGGAGTCGGCGGTGGAGGTGCCGGCGCTGGCCCAGCGCTCCCGCCTGGGCGCCCGCCTGGCCAAGGGCGAGTTCGTCACCATGGTCGAGATCGTCCCCCCCAAGGGCACCAGCGCGACCCGGGAGATCGAGGGAGCGCGCTTCTTGAAGTCCGTGGGCATCGACTTCATCAACATCCCCGAGAGCCCGCGGGCCGCCGCCCGCATGAGCGCCCAGGCTCTGGCCATCCTCATCCAGCAGCAGGTGGGAGTGGAGGCGCTGCTGCACTACGTTTGCCGCGACCGCAACGTGCTCAGCCTGCAGAGCGACCTGCTGGGCGCCGCCGCCATCGGCGTGCGCAACATCCTGTGCGTCACCGGCGACCCGCCCAAGCTGGGCAACTATCCCGACGCCACCGCCGTGTTCGACATCGATTCCATCGGCCTGGTCAACGTGGCCCACAACCTGAACCGCGGCTTGGACATCGGGGGCAACGCGGTGGGCACAGGCACCGGTTTCGCCATCGGCGTGGGCGCCAATCCCGGCGCTCCCAACCTCGACGAAGAGGTCCGCCGCTTCGAATACAAGGTGGAAGCGGGGGCGGAGTTCGCCATCACCCAGCCGGTCTTCGACCTCACCCTGCTGGAGAACTTCGAGCGCCGGGTCAGCCACCATCGCATCCCGATCCTGGCGGGAATCTGGCCGCTGGTCAGCCTGCGCAACGCCGAGTTCATGAAGAACGAGCTGCGCGTCTCCATCCCCGACGGCATCCTGGCGCGCATGAGCGCCGCTCCCAACTCCGAGGCCGCCCGCGCCGAGGGCGTGGCCATCGCCCGTGAGATGCTGCTTGCCGTGCGTGACCTGGTGCAGGGGGTGCAGGTCAGCGCTCCCCTGGGCCGCTACCCCTCCGCCGTGGACGTGCTCGAGGCCCTGGGCTCCGCCCGCACCTCCGCCTGATATCCCCGACAAGGGGCTGCTCTTGAAAAATTCCCGGCATCCCCCTTCTTCAAACCGCAGTACAATGTCCGCAGGAGCGGATTCTTTGCCCAAGTTCGAGGATTGCCTCCAGCGCCTGGAAAAGATCGTGGACGAACTCGAGAAGGGGGACATCCCCCTGGAGAAGGCGCTGGCGCTCTTCGAGGAGGGCATCAAGCTCTCGCACTCCTGCCGCAAAGAGCTGGAGGAGGCCGAGGGCAAAGTAGAGGTCCTGCTCAAGCAGAACGGGAAGCTGCAGCCGGGGCCGTTCGAGGCCCCGCCTGAAAAGACTGCCGCCCCGTCTCGCAAGTAACTTCGCCGCATTTTTGGCGCAACGCGCTGGCGGTTCGGAACCCGGTCCAGGTCCCCGCCGCAGCTCTTTCCGGCCTCGCCGGAGAGAAGGGAGGATTCCCCATGCTGCCCATGACCGTGATCGTCGCCCAGAGCAACGCCCGCTGCGCGGAGAAGATGGCTGCATTCCTCCATGGCCATTTTGATTCGGTCCTGGTCGCAAGTTCCCTGGAGGAGCTGCGCCGCGAGATCCCTCGCCACCGCGCGAATATCGCCATCATCGACCTGGAGCTGGTGGATGTGAACGACGTGGAAGAGATTCACCACGAGTTCCCGCCCACCTGCATCATCTGCACCCATCGCCTGGCCAACGAGGAGCTGTGGACGGCCTCGCTGGCGGCGGGAGCGCACGACTGCTGCATGAACGACGACGTGCGCGGCATTCTGGGCGCCATGATGCGGGTGCCCGGCGTCGTCCGCACTCAGGTCGCCGCCTAGCAGCACATCCTGGGATGGAGCCGCGGCCCTGACTGGGCCGC
The Terriglobales bacterium DNA segment above includes these coding regions:
- a CDS encoding penicillin acylase family protein; the encoded protein is MAATTLPAAVATPRRSRARFFLRLLLLLGVLLLAALAGAALWLYLAGRASLPQVDGTLRVPGLTAPVTVVRDAQGVPHISAENFGDLFFAQGYVTAQDRLWQMDMSRRYASGELAEVLGAPFLRLDRRQRVLGLRATAEKMVAATPPEDRAQVQAYVDGVNAFLESHGDRLPLEFRVLRYRPRPWTLADCYVIGLNMSELLSHPIDSQVVHEKLLARLGAERTADLYPARSWRDHPPGVDLKEPPQPARRNDEDEDEDEDPARASSVSRVLPPASEEYLRALLAGPLLPGSNDWVVSGEHTVSGKPLLSNDMHLPHSIPNVWYEAHLQAGDLDVAGVTLPGSPYVVVGHNRHIAWGFTALVADVHDLFVENLNPAGQYQTPQGWQMPEHRREVIHVKGEPDVVLDVVVTRHGPIVTSLVPGERRQLALQWTAYDTAGFRYPFFELDRARDWEEFGRALARLVSPTLNVVYADDAGHIGYQAAGRIPIRKTGDGSLPVPGGDGAHDWSGVIPFDALPRVFDPPSGVLATANNRITPDGYPYFVTSQWFPPDRAERIYQVLESGRRFSPADMLQLQIDIHSDFDRYCAERFVSAVDRATKVSPRARRAAELMRGWDGRLTVDSVGATLETRSRVELVRLLLRSRLGPLWDEFTGPERPALMSGAGLEEILIHEPPRWLPSGYKSYSDVLAAAVEAAVSEKEAPGDLASWRWGAASPIVLQHPLFGRIPGLAHWAGPGERPQSGGSYTVKQVGRAFGPSERMTVDFSDLDRSTLNIVTGQSGQLFSPHYMDQWKAWYEGTTFTLPFSDQAVRRSAAHTLTLLPAK
- a CDS encoding bifunctional homocysteine S-methyltransferase/methylenetetrahydrofolate reductase, with protein sequence MPLDFLSRLQQGPVLCDGAMGTLLYARGIFINRCYDELNLSQPDLIRGIHRDYLQAGAEVVESNTFGANSFRLARHGLTDRVRDLNLAGARLAREAVESETAKKATQAWVAGSVGPLGVRIEPLGKTSLEEAREAFAAQIAALAEGGVDLLILETFGYLEELHQAFLAAREIAPKLPVIAQVTIDEEGNCLDGASPETFGAHIEEWAPEVIGCNCSVGPAPMLDALERVRRVSTRPLSAQPNAGIPRSVEGRNIYLCSPEYMASYTRKFVAAGVQLIGGCCGTTPEHIRAMKAALRAGDARAGSFQVVTKPKQESAVEVPALAQRSRLGARLAKGEFVTMVEIVPPKGTSATREIEGARFLKSVGIDFINIPESPRAAARMSAQALAILIQQQVGVEALLHYVCRDRNVLSLQSDLLGAAAIGVRNILCVTGDPPKLGNYPDATAVFDIDSIGLVNVAHNLNRGLDIGGNAVGTGTGFAIGVGANPGAPNLDEEVRRFEYKVEAGAEFAITQPVFDLTLLENFERRVSHHRIPILAGIWPLVSLRNAEFMKNELRVSIPDGILARMSAAPNSEAARAEGVAIAREMLLAVRDLVQGVQVSAPLGRYPSAVDVLEALGSARTSA
- a CDS encoding DUF4870 domain-containing protein — its product is MTDNAATPGAGGSTGAGGSTGGGGAAPAPAGAGMPDNTAGMVAYITIIPAIIFLVMEPYNKRPFVRFHCFQNIFFCCAWIALSIILSIIAAIPVIGWLTLILWPIIGLGGLVLWVMLLLKANQGQMWKLPFIGDLAAKQAGV
- a CDS encoding Fur family transcriptional regulator translates to MLQRRIDDHAVISREAVREAEEIFHRHLKKVGLKHTGQRDTILRSFLETREHLSTDELHRLVKKKDPGIGFTTVYRTLKLLAECGLASEVAFHDGIARFEHQYNRRSHHHMVCTECGGSVEFFSPEVEKLEQEIGRKYRYSTTRHTFQIYGRCEECRKKSGS
- a CDS encoding exodeoxyribonuclease VII small subunit, which produces MPKFEDCLQRLEKIVDELEKGDIPLEKALALFEEGIKLSHSCRKELEEAEGKVEVLLKQNGKLQPGPFEAPPEKTAAPSRK